The sequence below is a genomic window from Bactrocera neohumeralis isolate Rockhampton chromosome 4, APGP_CSIRO_Bneo_wtdbg2-racon-allhic-juicebox.fasta_v2, whole genome shotgun sequence.
CATTCCACTCCTGCATATATGATGTATAGGCAACCTGAagaaacaaattcaaaattaccTGTCGTGTTgttcaaacaattttaaaactcgATAAACCTGAGGGTTTAGTTCATTAAGCAAATCAACTGCAAGCTCATATtttcatagttcatattttctTTCAGTATGCTTAACGGTATATGGTATCTTCCTTCCACTTTTGGTTGTTTTGAGCTCATTTTGGTAATGTGATACTTCCGAGAACATTAAAGCAACTgaacataaataaaaagataatacGTGCAGTTGCACTTACTTCCAATTCTACTTATAAGGGgaaaatattagttaaaaatgTATCTAAAAATTAGACTTGAAACCCAGATCGGATTAAAAAGAAATGTTCAATTCTAAGCCCACAAGATTAGTTTTAGAGCTCTCacaatttttgtgtttgtgtacttcgtttttattcatattggttatttttagaaaaggaaaggttatttttagtaaaatatcaACAGTTAAGctctttttgaattaaaaaatctgTTACTTCGTATACATGTGTAAATAGTATTTCTTTTTTCctaaaatcatattaaaataatgatttttgcatctttgaaatataaacaaagacaagaaaatgtaaataaatactaGAACCATAAATTATTTACcaacaatcagctgtttatcaaCCAACTATTGAGCTCATATTCTTCGTTTTGGAATATCCCACGCTTTTATGATAACGACATTTCCTCATTTAACTCACATAAAACACACCATGCgttcttttaaatttcatttcttatCATTATTGCCGCGAGAAGGCTTTCCAAAGAAAGCACTTAAATCCCATTAATGCCTACAATTGCGAGCCGAAATCAAAGCGAATGGTGCCAATTAATTGAGTAGACAAACAATTGAGTGTAGATAATATTGCCTtgcaaatgtgatttttttgacattttttttttgtttttttttttcatatgtacataccttgtGTAAACTCAATTCAACCGTTATTAGATGGTGGTGCGACGACTTTTCTTGTTATTTACTTTCATTTGATATTTTCTGAATAGTTTATCAACCAAAGAATGCAAAAAAGTGGCTGGCTATgcatttttaagatatttctgCTCCACTAGATCATAGAACATGATATGACTTGGAATTCTGTACAAATGGTTACTACTTATAATTTGTCCTAATACTTAACCTCAAATGACATCGAGGTTAATGGTGGCTTCTTTCAATTTTGTTAATGTAACTGcttttatttagtaataattaatttatgatCGCTATTTAAGGCTTCTAAGTATAAGACAGCGATATGCACTAGTTATCCGACAAGGGTTAATTTAGTTTTCTACTAGTAAAAGCGGATGTTGCATTAtgtcatatttaaatttgaactgTAAGTACAAAAAGGCcgagaaaattaataattatatcgaatgatttttttttcatagatacTAATTTTGAGCTTAGTTAACTATAAGTGTATGTAAACTTATTACTATGTATGTAGTAAATAAAACCGTAACAGACACCCATCATAAATTTAAACCCGTGTTTTTACGATAACGTTTAGCAAATTAATGCTATTTGACATTTTCATTGCTAAGAAAACTTGTTTTCCAGCCAAGCATTGCCTCATTGTTGCACTGGCGCATATgcgtctatatatgtatatgcaagcgCATGTAACTCCTTGCTGTTTAAATACACATGCATGTACACATATTTACGTACTCGTGCTCATTTCTATGTCAtgtatttttttaccaaatttggtttgTTCTTGTCAATGAAGAATCTATTTTTGGTTGGTGTGAGGTAATTTAGTTGCACtggaatattttgttaacaGCTTCATATACAGTGTGGGGTCATTGAATAGAACAACTTGCTAGTTGACCTTGcactttttatagaaattattttttgatgtttaATCATAGTTATCTATGGCTTAATGTCTTTATTAGTGAAATAAACTAATTGTTTCACTAATACAAGTATTTTAGGTCGATTGACATTATAACGGCATTTCTACTATGAAAGTTGCCAAAAGCAAAAACTGTCGACTGTCGGGCGAAACGTTCGATTTGGCGAGAAAAGTGGTTAGACAataaattcttaaagactttaatattttatatgtaactGCAATAGCTaagtaatataatttatatcaaacaaCTTAAACTTAGACAGCTGAATATGTCCTAATTATgatgaattttaaattctatgaTGTCGGAGAACTCGGAACTTAAAACTGTGTGTTCCTACTGGTGGaattaaagctaaatttttCGTGTCGCGTAAATCGCTACTTTGTTCTCCCTAAGTTATTATCatctatatttaatttaatattattattatatttttttttttaatttgataatggtaattattttattttttataagcatttttgttttgaaaaacctTATATTTTCGCCACTTTTACTTTCGTATGGCAGCACCACTTTAGAACGGAAATGCAATAGAAACGTTATGATAAAAGggcgtttaaaaaattgtttaataaatcGGTACACGTTTTCTACTTCTTATAGTATACTCTTGCTCTTACCTTCTCCTTTGTGGTGAGCGTTGTGGCCAGCACTTTGCAATTAGGATCATCATCTATAGGATTCACATGCTTCTCAATATCTGCCAGCAGCATTGGTTGAGTGCGTATGCAAAATCTGTCATTTTCCTCGTAAGCGTTGACCGCTGTGTAGCTGCACTGCAGCACtatcaacaacaaaatacttGCAAAATAATGTGAGCACAGGGACAACATGCCACCGCTTGAGTGCATTTTGTTGCGTTACTCTGTTGTGACACCAGAAGTCAGCTTGTAACAAATGAAGTGtcacactttttataaataaatttataaattatgtgCTTGGTGTGTCAAAGCATACACTCCTTACacttcgtttttgttgttgttgctgttctgttaataaatgcaaaattttaatttctccaATACGCACAACTTAAACATCGGCGGAAATTGCACAAATTCGACCGCGCGATAGAAACGCAAAAACTCAACTGAACAAGGTGTTAAGCATTCGAATTCAAATCGATTTATCAGCTGCTGTATTAATATCAGAATATTGTATGCACTGTAAAAAAGCTACAAAAAGCATTGACTGTTAGCAATGAAGCGCGCAAGTCAGTAGCGCTATTACTAAATTGATCAGTTATCGCGTCATTACAACTTCATTTTTAGTTATTGGATagcaaagcaaatacatatgcataaattcaaatatttgttagagtttttcaaaaatactgtCGTTATCATCTCGCGATACTTTTGTTGAGACTAATCGGattattgtattaaataaatgcagATAAGATAAATCTAATTGTATGGATTGTGATTTATATATGGCTAAACTATTTATTGGTATGCTTTTTATACCATGAACGGGATATAAGTTTGTCGCGAaattgtaatacccagaaggaaacttCGAAGgccatataaacatatatatgaataatcATCGATATGAGATGAGTAGATTTAActatgcccgtctgtctgtgtaTACGCAAAcaagtttttcagtttttaagacatcgATCTGAAggttcttttctccccaaaaagctgctcagttgtcgaaatcggtccgtgtacggaaaactttttttatttgacaagatatctgcacaaaatttggcatgaattattgccCCAAGTAACCGTACAATCCCCGTCAGATCGGgccactatggcatatagctgccatacaaattgaccaatcaaaatcaagttgttCTAtggaaactgttttatttgtgaagggtattctggctttggtgcaaccgaagtaGAAGTTTCTCCTTATATAATTcttatgtgtgtgtaattatgTATAAGAGTTAACGTTTTATAAgataagcatttattttttgaaatatagaaATAGTGCATTCattctcttttaattttcaaatatgttcTTCTTAAAGATGACACTACAATATACCGCATATGCAGCGCGTAGATATTTTGTAAAGTGGCTAACATATGATTGcccataaacaaacaaattaaaatatttttttgtgtgtgtgttacgTTTTAGCCATCGTTTTCGTTACTAAGTTGCTTTGTGCTACTGGATCATTGGTAACTATCAAACGCTGCTTTTTAACGAAATGTTCAATGCGATTTTCCAAACTCTCTGTAAAAAGTaacaattttgaataataagTAATTGTGAATAAACagttaatatatgtacgtaccaCAACGTTTGCGGTTTAAAAGTTGTTGATATTGACGTGGACGAACCCCGTCTTGCAACAACCAAGCCTGCGCTTGTACTGGTGCAGATTGATATTCTTTTTGATATATGCTTTCTAATTGGTGCAGCACATCGCGTATCATGGTACTTCTGtaataagataataataaatttgtaagtatcgcaaattaaaattagaataatGACACTAACTTGATATTGTATTGCATCCATTCACCTTGCACATTCTCGATGAGTTTTTGTAGGTGTTCATCACCGTATATCCAAGTAGTTGTATGCGCCTCTCCTTCTTCTGAATTTGCTGAAACCCCATTATTTACAGCATTATCAGTAGGTTGTATGGTATGCTCGCGGAATTCACAGTGAAAGAGATTTAATGGCAAACCGATAGCCGGTGTATATTGCGGCTTGCTGACgacacaattttgaaaaatgttgtaagTTTTATTATAAATCTAATAAATACTAACCATGGGTTTTTGGCTACATCCAGCAATTCACTTATTACTTCCGGCTGCTCTTTACCCTCACCTATGAGCAGTAAAACTGCCATAATACAGCGAATTTGATGCCAAAGGAAGGCATTAGCTCTTATTTCTAACATATACATGGCATATCCTGCATAAAATATGAAACAATCAATATacgttttttttaactataatttCATTGATCTAACCTTCCAAGGAATTTTTTTCGCATTGTTCCACTTCGCACCTTTGTACCGTAGCTTTAAATACTTGCCTTACATAATTTGTTACGCCATTGTTAACAtccattttgcaaaaatttcggAAGTCTGTATGTCTTGCTAGCAATTCACAGGCCTTTTGCATAGCCTCTATATTTAAATCGCCTTTTGGAAAGTAATAACGGTATGTGCGCTCGACACAATCGAAACGAGCGCTGTACACTGGATTGCGGAGCGGCATCCATGCCACCGCTTGTATGTTGCGCGGAAGTACACGGTTTAATAATGCGcaataatcaatttcattagtTAATGATTCAGTTAAAAGTTGTTGTTCCGATGGAAATTTGCTGCGTAAATCGATTGATATAACTTGGCAGAAGGCGCTTACTTCTTTGTCAGTGCGTCCACAACGGTGGTAATTTGCAGTTTCGCGGGACTCGATCAAGCAGGTGCGGATTAGCGCTTGAAATAGGTGGTGCTCTGGGAGAATATtttaatcataaataaaataagttttaaagaTTATGTGTTACTTTGTACCTATTGTAGCATTTGAATCTTCTTGAGTTGCCAAGCCGTGGTAGTCCCAGCCGAAATAAAGCAATTTCATCAGCACGTGCCGCTTGTGGCTTCTATGAACAATTAACAAATTATATAGCTATGTATATGAACAGTTacgacatttttatttttaatattactttttaaaatcaaatttacgtTTCTGTGGCTTTTGCATTGGTTGTGCCTTAGTTTCTTGAGCTTTTTCTGTATTGTCGTTAGCGTCCAGGCTAGCGAGTTCTTCATAAAATTCACTGTCATTTTGTCCCAGctttttttgtaacaaatttcTTATCTGGAAGTTATATGCATCTAATTGTAAAACCTTGGCTATCAGCTCCTCTTTGCTCCATTGAAGTATTTCTTCCCGGTTTACACGACCCTTTCCGCGTTTGTTTATTTGTACCTTTTTATCACTCATTGTCCTGCTTGCAATTGGTATTGTAAACAATGTGATTGTTTATCGAATAAAGTAGCGGTGTTTGACATTTGTCGAAAAACCAGCAAAACAAATTCTATCAAGAGATCATGTGTAGATTTTTTGTGGGGTTAtcaactaaattattttttaccccattttgtaaaaacttaaaattacacATGccagtttataaaaaaaatgaatttatgatttcaacattttatatacatatagaaaaatatttaatattggttGATATcgtactaaaaaattaatattaatttgaaaaaatacgaagAACGTAAAAGTGCATACGTCCTTACGAAAcgttctttaaatatattttttcataaccgATGCAACCCTGCTAAGCCTTTTGTATATTCGCCATTTTTTACGAAGAAACTTATACATCTGTCTCTTTCATGTCTGTGAGCACAAGGTGAAAGACGACCAtattgaattttcataaattaaagtTGTGACGCGTCGAGATTTCGCTgtgtagaaaaattaatatttattgtggaaaaagtgcaaattttcttacaaaaatattgaaaaaatatagttgaatacaCATTTAATACGATAGTGATAAAAGTAAGTAGCGGAAAAGTTGGAAAGTGCGCAAATATTGGAAGTGAAAAATTGTCAGCGGAGCGCTAGTTGAAAGTTTCCATGCATATACGTATATTTCACAAAAGTTGAAGAAGAAGCAATAGGcaattaaaaagttatatgaGCATAGAAAAGTAGCACAgaggaaagaaagaaagaaataagtgtTGGAGAAGGGAAAGGAGAAGAAGCGAGAGAAGCAACTCGTGAAAAAAGCCAAACAAACGCACAAGGCATACGTGCTGCTGCGTGGCGTGTTAGTTTTTAGAAAGCAATCAAATTGGAGGTGCGGTGTACAACAAAACTAACTTCCCTTTTAGAGCAAAACCttaatcaaagaaaatttaaaaacttatataaaatagttttgtggCACGGTATTTGCCCTCTGTACTGTAATGAGTGTCGCTGCAATGACTATGGACGATCAAAGACCTTTGATGAACAGTTACGATAAAATGTCTAAACAATACGAACAAAATTTGCATGGTAATACCGGACTAGGTGGTGGGGGTGGCGGCAATGGTTTAGGTGCTGGCGGTGCACCACCATCTGGGCCTGCCTCGCCAACGCCATCCGGTAGCGAAGAGCCTTCGCATCAATATCATCATTCACATCATCATCAttctcatcatcatcatcatcatcattcgCGGCATATGCATCAACATGTGGAACATCAGCCACCATCGCCGCCGCCAActctgcaacagcaacaacatgtgCACCATCATAGCCAACACCATCAGactcaacagcagcagcaacttcaacagcagcagcaacagccaaGCACTGTCGCTGAGGCCGTTGTTGCTGCCGAACATCGTCAGCGGTTGCTCGAAGGTATATATTGaacacaaaaaatcaaattaatagtaaaaaaacTAGAGATACATTGAAGACAAAAGGACAAGTATGAACAAATAGTATGAGCGTATGCTTAAATACTCGGTGTGTGTTGAAAtacgttttatttttcaaaacatttttttatatatttttactagtAAATAATGTACTCTtactttgatttatttttgaattgttgaaatttttctcTACGACAAATGTACATTAAGAATATTGAATAGACCAATACTCGATGCAAGTTAGCCAGCTATGACTGTAATGCATTAATATTGGAATAAATGAAGTGTACTAAGTGGAGCTTGTGCAATGATTGCTTGTTAGAAACTCAATTTATTAATCGATCAGCGAACACTCTTTTTGACTCTTTCAGAACATTTTATTGTAGCACAAATCATAGTTTGTAAGCGTGAAATTGTGAGGTGAAGTAATGTTAAAGCAATTGTATATATGATGAAAgaagtatatgtatatccttCTTGAACTCTGGCTAATAATCGTGTTTTAAAAGGCTTAATAAATATGTAGTGCGAAAAAACTGTGagaaaataagaataataatgtaaataatgaagaaaagaACTAAAGTgcatgaaaaaatatgtgtattttttattataatttgtgttaaaaacacaaatatttggagacaatataaataaaaataaagtgatATAAATCTATGAAAATACGTATATTACAAAAGTCATTCgtaattatgtataaatataaatttattgtgtTAAAATCGCCATATTAAAGAATATAAGTTTTCTCTACATATAATCATTATGTTCCTAAGTCTTTATCTCCATGCACTCTTTAGTCAAcgataataacaaatataaagaaaaaataaaaatataagcggtCAACATTTGTATTGTAAACGCTATTTCGCCACATCGTCGTCGGTATCATATTATACGTCGTGTGTTCTGTTTTATGCTGCTGTATATCCCTTCGTCTGTTTTCGTTCCTGCCACACCCTCGTTGGTGttggtatattttttcttatcctGATACATCTAATTCTATCTGctgttttataacaaaataatacatataatattcaGAAATCATTAAAAGTTTACAACGAAAATATAATCTACTAGtatgaataattataaaatgaaaaactataaaaatttggtGTTATCATGAAGGTGTTGCTAATAAGCGtataacaaattatatataaaaatatatgcaaattcaAATATGGTtattattgataaataataAGCCTGGTATTGCAATGCATGCTGTGGTGGGATGTGAGTGTTAAAAAACGAGTGgcccaaaaaatatacatatggtaAAAGGAAGCggaaaagaaaatatgttatataaagtTTCTTGCTTGTGGTAGTTCAGAAAGCTCTTGaaatcaatttgaaaaataaattataaacagtattttaaaaatgtaatctGTTTACGTACAGATAAGCGTAACAGAAAATAATATGCAatcattgaaataaaattaattaaatttgcataaacaTTGTATATATACCTCACAAAGTGTCAAACCGGTATTATCTGAAAATGTCAGAAAAGAGTGTTAGTTGTCGATGTAATTgtgtttttctaaaatattgctgtatctaaaaaaatataccagTGTCTATCCCGAAAAAATGTGCGCTGTTGGCATTTTGATCGATTGaatctaaaatcaaaaagcatttgagagaaaagtttatcgataaaaatgcatatattacatattttaatatttatttcatggcacaaaaaaataactgtttgtaaataatttacaGTGCTGGTTGTGCgggaaaaataaattgaaaaaatatcattATGTTCGTTACTTGTGTTTGTGTATTgcgaaaaataatttagaaaaaaattcgcTTTGTAGTTTTTCTATActgttttggtaaaaaaatattggcGTTTCATTCGCGTCGCAATATACATAACGATACGAACTGCTCTGAATGGTCTGTTGTCACACTCTTCAACACTGAGCTGACCGTCCTCCAagacaaataaatatacacaacaacaacgtaaCGTAACGCAACAAATCGCAGAGTCAACACACTCAGAAAACAAAAATGCCAACTCGAAATTCACGAAATGTGCGGCAATTCGCACACAAACGCACCTTGTTGCACCCAGTATTGGTATGATTTCGTATTAAGTTcaatttagaaacaaaatgtacataattatttattataacttgTTCATataatctatgtatgtatgtatattcgatttatgttatatttttaaacatgtaATCATTTtttatcacatatgtatattagcttatgtttatatatttacaacaaatatttgtatatttaaaagtcATGTACCATATAATGtataaattcttaaattaaatatgcaatTCTCTTCGTCGTTAATGTAGATGAAATTGAAAATCTCAAGCTGGAACAGACGCGCTTATCGCAGCAATGCGTTGATGCACAACGGCGCGAAAAAATACTCATGCGCCGTTTGGCCAATAAGGAGCAAGAATTTCAGGATTATGTGGTATGTTCTAAGAAAATGTATGGTTCcttacatttaaattaattttctatctTGTGATATTTATTGCAGAGCCAAATTGCCGAATACAAAGCAGCACAAGCACCCACTGCTTTGGCACTGCGAGCGGCTTTGCTTGATCCCGCTGTTAATTTGCTTTTTGAGAAGCTCAAGAAAGAGCTAAAGGCTACCAAAGCAAAGTTGGAGGAAACCCAAAATGAATTGTCCGCCTGGAAATTCACACCAGATTCTAATACTGGCAAACGTTTGATCGCCAAATGTCGTTTGTTATATCAAGTAAGCAACACAAGCTATATCAATTTTAAAGATATTGTATAATTcgtaaaatttcatttcactagGAAAATGAAGAACTGGGTAAAATGACTTCCAACGGTCGCTTGGCCAAACTTGAGACTGAATTGGCTATGCAAAAAAGCTTTTGCGAAGAAGTAAAGAAGTCACAATCAGGTACGCAATCTGGAAAATACctatacttaaatttttttttatttttttttactacatatACATTTCTCCTTCCTTCCACAGAGGTCGACGATTTTCTGCCCGAATTAGACGAAGATGTTGAAGGCATGCAAAGTACAATCTTATTCCTGCAGCAAGAACTGAAGACCACCCGCGATCGCATACTAACTTTGGAGAAGGAAAATTATCAATTGAAAACTGGCAGTTTGGACAATGAGAATACTATTAAAGTAACAGATGCAGAAGTCACTGATGCCAATACCCCTGCTCTGCACAGTAGCCATAATGGCGCTGTTGCTCCTTGCAACATGACAGTAAATGTTGCCGAAACCTGTGCCATACCCTACAACACTAACGCCGCAACTATTAACAACGTCAACACCACTGTTCTTCCGCCAACGCACAATACGCTCAACAATGCCAACGAATTAAAATATGCTGCAACTCGACCTTTGGAGACCATCGATGAAAATTCTTGTCTACGCAACTATGGCACACCAAAAGACTTCTACAATGGCAATGAGGAGCAACCACATGTGCCAATCGCGGTGGCTAAACAAATGCCGGAAGCTGATGGAAACAATACTTTGAATCCCTTCATTACCGCCTCACCTGTTGTGGCAGGTGGCGCCATGCTACGCACAGTCGCCTCGCGTAAACGTAATTATGATTGCAGTGAACTGAATGATAGTCCGGCCGTTATCACGCCTGCTACGCCGACGCATGTAACCGCGCCACGCACGTTGCCACCAAAAAAGTCCAAATTACGCCGCACTTCGGTGCAATCGAATGAAATCAATGACTATGACGCCGGCAATTGTGTTGGCAGTAATaatgcgcaacaaca
It includes:
- the LOC126757024 gene encoding tRNA pseudouridine(38/39) synthase isoform X1, producing the protein MSDKKVQINKRGKGRVNREEILQWSKEELIAKVLQLDAYNFQIRNLLQKKLGQNDSEFYEELASLDANDNTEKAQETKAQPMQKPQKRKFDFKKSHKRHVLMKLLYFGWDYHGLATQEDSNATIEHHLFQALIRTCLIESRETANYHRCGRTDKEVSAFCQVISIDLRSKFPSEQQLLTESLTNEIDYCALLNRVLPRNIQAVAWMPLRNPVYSARFDCVERTYRYYFPKGDLNIEAMQKACELLARHTDFRNFCKMDVNNGVTNYVRQVFKATVQRCEVEQCEKNSLEGYAMYMLEIRANAFLWHQIRCIMAVLLLIGEGKEQPEVISELLDVAKNPCKPQYTPAIGLPLNLFHCEFREHTIQPTDNAVNNGVSANSEEGEAHTTTWIYGDEHLQKLIENVQGEWMQYNIKSTMIRDVLHQLESIYQKEYQSAPVQAQAWLLQDGVRPRQYQQLLNRKRCESLENRIEHFVKKQRLIVTNDPVAQSNLVTKTMAKTFPYTDRFRQLSSFLGRKEPSDRCLKN
- the LOC126757024 gene encoding tRNA pseudouridine(38/39) synthase isoform X2, which codes for MSDKKVQINKRGKGRVNREEILQWSKEELIAKVLQLDAYNFQIRNLLQKKLGQNDSEFYEELASLDANDNTEKAQETKAQPMQKPQKRKFDFKKSHKRHVLMKLLYFGWDYHGLATQEDSNATIEHHLFQALIRTCLIESRETANYHRCGRTDKEVSAFCQVISIDLRSKFPSEQQLLTESLTNEIDYCALLNRVLPRNIQAVAWMPLRNPVYSARFDCVERTYRYYFPKGDLNIEAMQKACELLARHTDFRNFCKMDVNNGVTNYVRQVFKATVQRCEVEQCEKNSLEGYAMYMLEIRANAFLWHQIRCIMAVLLLIGEGKEQPEVISELLDVAKNPCKPQYTPAIGLPLNLFHCEFREHTIQPTDNAVNNGVSANSEEGEAHTTTWIYGDEHLQKLIENVQGEWMQYNIKSTMIRDVLHQLESIYQKEYQSAPVQAQAWLLQDGVRPRQYQQLLNRKRCESLENRIEHFVKKQRLIVTNDPVAQSNLVTKTMAKT
- the LOC126757024 gene encoding tRNA pseudouridine(38/39) synthase isoform X3; protein product: MSDKKVQINKRGKGRVNREEILQWSKEELIAKVLQLDAYNFQIRNLLQKKLGQNDSEFYEELASLDANDNTEKAQETKAQPMQKPQKRKFDFKKSHKRHVLMKLLYFGWDYHGLATQEDSNATIEHHLFQALIRTCLIESRETANYHRCGRTDKEVSAFCQVISIDLRSKFPSEQQLLTESLTNEIDYCALLNRVLPRNIQAVAWMPLRNPVYSARFDCVERTYRYYFPKGDLNIEAMQKACELLARHTDFRNFCKMDVNNGVTNYVRQVFKATVQRCEVEQCEKNSLEGYAMYMLEIRANAFLWHQIRCIMAVLLLIGEGKEQPEVISELLDVAKNPCKPQYTPAIGLPLNLFHCEFREHTIQPTDNAVNNGVSANSEEGEAHTTTWIYGDEHLQKLIENVQEVP
- the LOC126757020 gene encoding pre-mRNA-splicing regulator female-lethal(2)D, encoding MSVAAMTMDDQRPLMNSYDKMSKQYEQNLHGNTGLGGGGGGNGLGAGGAPPSGPASPTPSGSEEPSHQYHHSHHHHSHHHHHHHSRHMHQHVEHQPPSPPPTLQQQQHVHHHSQHHQTQQQQQLQQQQQQPSTVAEAVVAAEHRQRLLEDEIENLKLEQTRLSQQCVDAQRREKILMRRLANKEQEFQDYVSQIAEYKAAQAPTALALRAALLDPAVNLLFEKLKKELKATKAKLEETQNELSAWKFTPDSNTGKRLIAKCRLLYQENEELGKMTSNGRLAKLETELAMQKSFCEEVKKSQSEVDDFLPELDEDVEGMQSTILFLQQELKTTRDRILTLEKENYQLKTGSLDNENTIKVTDAEVTDANTPALHSSHNGAVAPCNMTVNVAETCAIPYNTNAATINNVNTTVLPPTHNTLNNANELKYAATRPLETIDENSCLRNYGTPKDFYNGNEEQPHVPIAVAKQMPEADGNNTLNPFITASPVVAGGAMLRTVASRKRNYDCSELNDSPAVITPATPTHVTAPRTLPPKKSKLRRTSVQSNEINDYDAGNCVGSNNAQQQQMLGGINTGIAAVDPLSIVDNAVVGMANEEHTSGLAIDESAMDAGGNNGGVALRIMTRRRSVRQQQNGNIGGDSNH